The DNA segment CATACAGCTCTATGATATATGAAAAGTCTTTTAATGCTTTGGTAGTTCCGATGCTATCGAGAATAAAGAAATCCTTGTATGGCAGGATGGCATATTGAACCATACAGGGCAGCGTCTGTTCACGCAATAGAAAGCTCAGGGAATCGGTGATCCCCTTTACTCCGTAAAGCAGCTTATTCTTACGATCCATAACAAAGGTATACTCCTGTTCATAGCGCATAACATAGAGCTGGCGTTTACAGCTACCTTTAAACCGCTCTATACAGACAGCATCCTCCTTTGCCAGCTCAGGATGTAGCTTCAGATAGCGCTCAATCAGTTTCCTGCTTGTCTGTTCATTACGAAACAGTATGGTACTTCCGATATGACAGATGTGTTCCATATTATCCATGGTGATTCTTGTTTTTTTATTCTTTGTCTGATAAGCATATATAAACAAGCCACTGAGTAGCTGTATAACATGCTGAGCTTCCTGTTCAGGTAAATGATCCATAGATGATTCTCCCTTTCCCTTCGTGTTACCTATATCATACCATAAAATATCCTGAGGGGATAGCATGCCCCATGGGTATAGCATGCCTTCTGGATATAATATTCCCTCTTTGGGTACGGCACGTACTTACTCATTGGGCAGGGCACGTCCTTAATCTACAGCATGCCCGTGAATATATTTACTCTCGAGTATAATATACTCTTGAGAATATGATACTCTTTCGCTTAACATGTTCTGAAATATAATATGCTTAAACGTACAGTATATTGTTCCCTTATCCTGTACTTTCTGTATAAAACAGCTATATTGTAAAACCGTACGCTTTCTCTGCTATGAGCCTTCTGTGTAGTTTAAAGGTCGTATACAGTATGAATGTATTCGTTTCTTTATATAAAGGCTGCTTCCCTCTGCGTATCCTTATGAACAAGTACATGAATCCATTTTTTCGAACGGAACCGCCACAGGGTAACCATTGCTTTCACAAGCTCATCGCTGAATGACAATGCGACAACCCAATGCAGTGGCAGCTTCCATACAACAGCAGCGAGGAAGGACATAGGAATAGCAACACACCATATACCGATCAAATCACAAAACATACAAAATTTCGTATCTCCTCCCGATCTTAGAATACCGCATATATGTACATAGGACATCATTTTCGGTGTCGTATACAGCGCATAGGCAATCAATGTAAGATTCAACATACTACTGGTTACACGATCATAATTGTAAATATCAATAATAGCACCTTTAAACAATAGCAGTGCTGCGGTCATAGCAAGACAGAAGCCGATGTTAATAACGATAAAAGCTTTTCCATAGGCATAGGCAAGCTTTGTATGATTTCTCCCCAGCTCATTGCCAATCATAACAGCACAGGCGTTGCCAAGACCAAAAAATACACATTGAAATAAATCATTGATAACACTCGCCACCTGTACGACTGCGACTGCACTCGTTCCCAATAATCCATAAGCAATAAAGCATACGGTGGTTCCGATGCTCCATGCACTTTCACTCATGGCTACAGGAAGGGCGGTTTTCACAACACGCTTCATTAACGGGATATCCAGCTTACGGATGGTGGCAAGATCAACAGCCAGCGGATGATCGTTGCTGAAGTATACATACCCCAAGATCAACAGCATTTCCACGAAACGGGCGGTCAATGTCGCTATAGCAGCACCCTCCACACCCAATCGCGGTAAATGAAGGTTTCCAAATATCAATCCATAATTCAATACCGTATTGATGGTGATAGCCAATACGCTTGCGAGCGTCGGTACCTTCAGGTTATGAATGGCACGGGAATTAAAGCTCATAAGAAAGGAAAACGCCGTCATCATATAGGTGAAACAGGTGATACGCAAATACGATGCCCCAATAGCCACAACATCCGGTTCCCTTACAAATAACTGTAAAATCTGCGGCGCAAATGCAAGTGCCAGCACAACAGTAAATAATGCCAGAAAAAAACCAATTCGCATTTCAATCGCAATGACCTTACGAATATTTTTCACATCCCGGATTCCCCAGTATTGAGATACATAAATACTGGAGCCGCTGTAAATCCCAAAGCAGATAATTGAAAAAATGAAATAAACCTTGTTCGCTGCCCCAACAGCTGCCAGCTCCCCTACACCGATACTGCCGATCATGAACGTATCAATCATATTCAGACTCAGTGATATGATCTGCTGTAAAACGATTGGCAGTCCTATGGTGAGAAGAAGCCGCACAAATACCTTTTTATCTATCATACTATCACCTCAAACTGAGTGTAATTTTATCATACTATGATACTATGAAGCAATACTGTTTATATAGGCAGCAATAGCATATGTAAACATTTCAAATGAAAAAGGGACATATTTCGTCCCTTCTTCATGTATCATGTTCAGACTGCTTGATACATCGACATCTGTAAACAAAGGATGTCCGCCATGGGATGGTTCCATTCTCCCCTGACACCATTATTATACATCAGAATACCGGAATTTCCACGCTATTGATCCTTTTCATAAATATGTACTCCAGATTTAGCTTGACAGGGTAAAACGAAAAAGAGCTTCACTTAGAAGCCCCTTTCATCTTAATATATAGCGCTGTATTGCCTTTGCCACACCGTCATCCATAAAATCGGAGGTCACGATATCACAGGCTGCCTGGATTTCCTCACTTGCATTCGCCATAGCAACTGTAAGTCCTGCTTCCTGAAACATGGGAAGATCATTTTGTGCATCACCAAATGCCACAAACTCCTCTTTCTTCAGATGCAGAGCCTGCAATACAGCTTTTATTGCATTCCCTTTGTTAACACCTCCGGCAGTTATATCAAAGCTGATTGGCTGATAATTTGTTACCGTGGTATTCTCTATACATTCTATTTGTCCTCTGGCTTTTAAGAGCCGCTGTGCGTTCATGTCATAAACCAGTATTTTTGCGATATCATGGACGTTTCTGCTCAGTTCCTCCCAGCTCATATCGGTAAATGATTTCACCTGTACATCAGCAGGCAGCCGATTATTCATATGGTCATACAGAAAGCGTTCATCATAAGGCTCATGTGTAAAAAATTCATATTTCCCCTTGAAAAAGGCGTGTGCATGCTCCTCCCTTTTCAGTACTTCAATAATCTGATGCAGACAATACGGCTCTATCCATTGTTCGATACATCGCGTCCCTATTTCATATATACCGCCATTAGAAGATATCACTTTTACTCGTTCATGAATCTGCTGTGCTATCATTTTTGTGAAGCAGTACGGTCTGCCGCTGATCAGATATATCTGTATGCCCTGTTCTACACATTTCCGTAAGGCCTGTAAATTTCCTTCACTGACTGTTTGATCCCTACGCAGCAGTGTTCCATCCAGATCCAGACCTATCATGCGAATTTCAGGCATAGGAATCTTTCAGTATGGCCTCCAGCTCTTCTCTGCTTCCAAACGGAAGATGATCCAGTATAGGAGATGCCAGGATTTCATGAAATTCATCTTCGCTTACGCCGAAGTCCTTCAGCTTTTTATGAAGTCCAATCGTTTCCAGAAAGTTTGTCATTGCAGAATATAAATCTTCACTTCCAAACAGCTTGGCAACATCCGCAAAGCGTTCCCTGTTCTTTTCAGCCATGTGCTGAATGAAGGCAGGGAATACAACAGCAAGTGCTTCTCCATGCGGCAAATGGACGATTCCACCAATGATTTCAGAAAGCGGATGCGGTGCGCTTGCCCCGGAATTTGCCAGAGCACGTCCTGCCAGTGTATCAGCAAGACACATATTGGTACGATATTTTAGATTCTGCGGCTCCTGTAATACGCTTGGCAGATTTTCTATGACAAGACGCATAGCCTCCATAGAATCCATTGCACTGTAATGTGAAGCATTGGCGTTGATGTAGCTTTCAAATGCATGTGTGAAAGCATCAAATCCGGTTGCCGCACTCATCCGCTTTGGCAGTGTCAGCATAAGCTCAGGATCAAGAATCGTTTCCTGAGAGAAATTATCCGGGTGGAAAAAGGTGATTTTTTCTTTTCCTCTGGTGATAACGGCTGCCTGAGTTACCTGTGATCCTGTCCCTGATGTGGTCGGTACACTCAAAAGAGGCAGATGTTCCTTACTGTAGGATGCATAGTATGCAAACGGTGAATTGTATTCGTTAAACAGGTAATCCCAGTCTATGCTGTCCTTTCCATTCGCAAAGGCGATGGCTTTCGCAGTATCGATGGAGCTTCCTCCCCCAACTGCCAGTACAAAATCAGCAGGCTGTTCCTTCAGCATGGCAAAGCCCTGTTCTACAATTTCCACACTTGGATTCGGTTCTACCCTGTCAAAATGAATAACACGGATTCCTTCTGCATCCAGAAGCTTTTTTACACGCTCATATAACGGCTGTAGGGGTGCATCCGGTGTTGTAACTAGAAAACAGGTTTTTCCATAGCTTTTACATACGTGCCCCAGCTCGCTCAGTTGTCCGGCACCAAAATGAATCTTTGTTGGCTGATAATAGTGAAACATAGTACATACCTCCTCTATACACGTTCATTATACGGCTTTTTTTCAGGCTGTACAGAACATGGATATACAGAGTGCTTCCATATCGATAAGGAAAAAAATACATTCGCACCATTACCGCATTCTTACGGAAGCATTTGTTGCTTCCTATGAAAAAATACCCTGCTTCCTTGTGTATACTATAGGTAATAGAGGAGGAATGATGGTATGCTGTATCTGATTGATAGTGGGAATGAACAGGAAATCCGCGAGGCCCTGACACTGGGAGTAAGAGGTGTAACCGCCAATACCAGTATGTATCGTAAGAATCATATCGGGATACATGATTTTGTTTCAACATATGCAAAGGAGAATCTAGATTTTCTAAGTGCTGAAGTTATCGGCACCTATGAGGAAATGCTGCAGCAGGCAGAGACGCTGCTTGCAATACACAACAAGCTGGTTATTAAAATCAATTTTTCAAAGGATGGATTGCGGTTGGCAGACGCCTTACATAAGCGCGGAGTGAAAACCGCAATGACTCTGCTATTTACTATGGGACAGGCTGTGGCAGCAATCAATGCCCATGTGGATTATCTGTTTTTCTTTATTGGGAGAAATGAGGAATACGGAAGTGATGCTATGCGTATTCTGAACGATATTCAGGAAATGATAGAGGCTAAAAGCTATTCGGTTAAAACTGTAGCAGCTTCCATTAAGAATCTGGCACAGCTGGAGAAGCTGGCGGCAATGAAGATCGATTACGCTGCCATTCCTTATGCGTTGTATATGAAATCCCTACAGCATCCGCTGACAGATAGCGGTGCACAAACCTTTGCGGATGATTTTTATCAGAATGCATGTAATCATTAGCATGATGTAGTTTTTCATTACCATGTAGATGAGCAAGGTAATGCTTGGCGATATAAAAAGGATTCTTCATAATTTTTAAATAGAATCGTAATGATTTGCAAATACATGAAAAGATGCATATGAATCCAGTGTATAGGACGATTATGCATCTTTTTGCGTGTTTTTATAAGATGTATAAAGTTCAGCCTTGTTAAAAATATTTTTCTCTCATTTATGTCTTATGCGACAAGTGTAAACAGAGTCATGTATATTACAGATGTAAGAAATAGCAGACCGGCTGCATTCGCAATAAGTATGCCCCGTATTCCAGGCTTCCTGATATTAGTTATCAGCGTATGCAGACCAACCGCATTACGGCGCAGGCTTTGAAATAGAAAGATAAACAGTAGAATGGATGTGACCGGATTCAGTAAAAAGCTTTGTACCAGCATGACAAGAGCAGCCTGCAGCAGAGAGCGTTCCACTTGTTCCTGTTGCTTAAACTGCCTTAGTAGAAAAAATATTTCACCGGCACACAAGAGCTCAATCATGGCATACATGAAATAGATATTATAACCTACATCCCTTTGAATCAGTGTAAACAATGCAATCCCCTGATCACTAGCCCGTAAGCAGCAATACAATATCAATACGATACCCAAGATACCTGTCAACAAGCCAGTTATTTGAAGCATACGAAGAGACAGCTTCCACTCCATACTCCGTTTTCTTTTCATGTTCCTACTCCTCCTGTACAGCTATTTCAGACTTTCCTTGCGGCAGCCGCTTACCAAATCCACCTGGTTACGGATTTTATCTCCTGCCAGATATGCTTTCAGATTTTCTGCCGCAAAGGCAAAGAACCGGTTATTTGTTTCCGGAAGATATGTTCCGCCTGCCACATGCGGTGTCAGAATAAGGTTATCCAACTCCCATGCGGGATGCTCAGGAGGTAACGGTTCCCCCTCAATAACATCCAGAGCCGCCTGTGCGATTGTATGATTACGCAAGGCCTCCAGCAAATCATCTGTATTTACAATAAATCCGCGTCCGATATTCAAAAAGCAGGCACTTTTTTTCATTCGTGCAAATGTATTCTTATGGAACAAATGCCGTGTATCATCATTCCCAGGCAGGCAGACTGCAACCAGGTCGGCACGGGGAAGCAATGCATTGAGATCACACATAGCGTGAATTTCATCAGCACTTTCATTCGGCTCTGCAGCAGTCAGCTGACACGCAATCACATAACCGCCAAGCAAACGAATCAGTTTCCCATAGCTGGATCCGATATCACCTAAGCCGAGTATCAGAACCGTAGAGCCATAGACAGAAGAAATCGTCCCTTCCTTCTTCCATGCATGATCCCTTTGATTCTGCATATAGGCCTTCATTTTTTTAAACATCATAAGTGTAGTCGTAAGCATAAATTCACTGATGGCAAGACCGTATACACCGCTGCCGTTACTGAACAGGATACGGTTATTTTTTATCAAGGTACAGTCGCGATAATCATCTGTGCCTGCACTTTGTAATTGCAGCCACTGTAATTGCTCACAGTTTTCCAGCAGCGATGCCCGGGGATTTCCGATTATGATATCCGCCTTCTGCACATCCTCCTGCTGCACCGCCTTTGCACTGCGGTATATGAATTGTGCATTTGGCGCTGCCTGTTCCAGCATTTTTCTATGATGCTCCTGCGTATCCGCCACAACCAGTATACGATAATTTTTCATGGTGAGCTTCCTCCAATCTACAGGTTTTTTAATTGATTCCAGTCATCCTCAAACATCCTGCTTCCGGATATTGTCAAGGTGTTTTCCATTGTTTTTTTCAGAAGATGGAAGGACAGGGCTGCATAGCTTACGCCCATGACTGCCGCCGCCTCCAGCTGATGCAGGTTTTTAATGCTTGCCCCGACAACATAAACATCACTATTAACAGTCGCATGACAAATACGGTTTAAAACCTGTAATCCATCCTGCCCGTTTTCATCATTTCTGCCAACAAAACAGAAAATATACCGGCAGACGCTCTGTACGGCAAGAACCGCCTGTGACACCGTGAAGATCAGCGTCATAGCGGTTGTGATCTGTTTCCTGCTCAATGCAGCCGCGAGTCGTAACCCTTCTGCACTGTAATTTATTTTTATCACGACATCCGGATACTGCTCATGCAGAGAAAGTGCCTGTTTATACATTTCCTCATAGCTTCCTATCACCTCAGCACTGAGAAAGCTGTGCGGAAGGGCTTCGACATGTGTAAGGAATTCATAAAGTGTAATTGCTTCCTTACGATACATGGTTGCATTTGCCGTAACTGCATCAATTCCCCAAGTCATCGCCTCCTCGATTTCCTGAAGACTGGCGGTATCTATCATCAGCCGCATATCAATAGCAGGCCTTTAAAATGGATAACAGACGCTCTGTTTCCTGAAACCGCGTTTGTTGGCGTACAGTCTTCAGCATGCTCTCATACTGTTCCTGACTTGTCTGAAAGTCAGATATGGTAAATTGTAGATCAACCCTTTTCAAAAAGTCCTCTACGACAGAACGTGCCTGTTCCTTGGTAGTACAGGAAATCTTCGGTGCTATTACCTGCAGAATTGCACTTAATCGTTCATGGTATTCCGCATCCTCGAAATATTCCTCGATAAATTTTGGATAAACAACAGCCAGAGAGCAGCCATGATTGATACGGGTATTCCAGCTGGTTAAAATCTCACCTAAGAAGTGTGGAATCGTTCCGCCTCCATTCGCAAGGCAGATTCCGGCGATGGTATCTGCCGCAGCAAGCTGTTCCCGGTATTCCAATCTGGCATCCTCCTTCAGCTTCGGTAATATATCAACAATCATCCGCATTCCCGTGATACACATCGGTTCACTGATGCAGGAAAGTCGCTTCATCATATACGATTCACTCAGGTGACAAAATGCATCGAATGCAGTGCTAGCACTCATACCATAAGGAAGTGTTGCCATCAGCTTAGGATCTATGATTGCTTCTCTTGGGAAAAACTGCTGTCGGAACACAGTAGTTTTCTGGTGCGTTTCCTCATTGGTGATAACTGCCGCCTGTGTACACTGGCTTCCTGTTCCGCTGGTTGTTGGAATTGCCAGAATCGGCAGCGCTCCCTCATGCGTGAAACAATCATCCTGAAAGCCTGTGCGCACTGTGAAAAATTCATCCCAGTCTATCGTTCTGCTTCCGGCATTATAGGCGACCATTTTCGCTGTATCTATCGCAGAGCCGCCGCCAAGACCTACAACAAAGTCCACATGATGGTCAAAGCCTTTTTTCACTGCTTCCTCTACCGCACTGCTTAACGGATTTGGCTGTACCTTATCATATACACTGACGGTTATCCCCTCAGCTTCTAATAACTCACGGACATGTGTAAACAACGGCTTCAGCACTTCAATCGGCTCCGGTGTTACCAGCAGACAGCAGGTACCGTAGGCACGCGCTATCTCTCCGATTTTTTCTATTTTACCAGGACCAAAATGAATCCTGGTAGGCTGGTAGTGCAAGAATTCCATATTACAAGCCTGCCTTTTCTGCCGCTTCATCTATCGCGGCACGGCATTTTTTCACCGCAGCTTGAATTCCATCCGGATCGGTATACAAGGCGGTGGAAAAAATTAAGACATCCGGATTACAGGCAACGATTGGATCCAGATTGCCCACCCGGATACCACCGTCTACGGCTAACTCACAGTCCGGATTGCATGCATCTATTTTCTTTCTGGCATTTTTCACCAGCTCCAATGCACTTCTTCTCCACGCCCAGGTAGTTTCTCCTTTTGGCGGCTTTCCTGCACCGTGAATAACAATATGCAGACGATCGATATCATAAATGGATTCATCCAGGAAGCACAGCGGTGTATAACAGCCAATCGTCAAGCCGATTTTCAGTCCAAATTCATGACACCAGTTAATAATGTAGGCAAGCGGTGCCCCGATAAAGTGTTCTGCCGGCAGTATGAGCATAGTAGCACCTGCAGCAGCGATCTTTTCAATAAAGATTTTATCACAATCCTTGGCATATAGATGACACTCGATTTCTTTATCCGTTATCGAGCGGACTGCCTTAATAATCTGGTGTCCTCCCATCAGCTGCAGATTTTGTAAATCGTACATATCCGCAGCATCACTGTGACAGTAATCACAGCCGGCATCCAGTGCTTCCTTCATATTGCCCCGGACATCTCCATAATCAAACGTACCGGCCATTCCAGCCGCAATCTTAATATGTTTCATAAAAAGCCTCCTTATTTATTTGCATTTTTCTCAAGATATTGCTTCACCTGTGAACAGATGTTGGTTACTCTTGGCCCATAAATAATCTGATATTTACTGCCATTTACAACCACACCGATTGCTTCACGGTTTTCCAGCCAGAACTGTTTATCCGCAACAAGTTTAGTGTCCTTCACTTCAACACGTAACCTTGTCGCACAATTTTCCACATTCAGCATATTGGCTGCACCTCCAAAGCTTTCTACAATACCAGCGAT comes from the Erysipelotrichaceae bacterium 66202529 genome and includes:
- a CDS encoding iron-containing alcohol dehydrogenase, whose product is MFHYYQPTKIHFGAGQLSELGHVCKSYGKTCFLVTTPDAPLQPLYERVKKLLDAEGIRVIHFDRVEPNPSVEIVEQGFAMLKEQPADFVLAVGGGSSIDTAKAIAFANGKDSIDWDYLFNEYNSPFAYYASYSKEHLPLLSVPTTSGTGSQVTQAAVITRGKEKITFFHPDNFSQETILDPELMLTLPKRMSAATGFDAFTHAFESYINANASHYSAMDSMEAMRLVIENLPSVLQEPQNLKYRTNMCLADTLAGRALANSGASAPHPLSEIIGGIVHLPHGEALAVVFPAFIQHMAEKNRERFADVAKLFGSEDLYSAMTNFLETIGLHKKLKDFGVSEDEFHEILASPILDHLPFGSREELEAILKDSYA
- a CDS encoding MATE family efflux transporter; the encoded protein is MIDKKVFVRLLLTIGLPIVLQQIISLSLNMIDTFMIGSIGVGELAAVGAANKVYFIFSIICFGIYSGSSIYVSQYWGIRDVKNIRKVIAIEMRIGFFLALFTVVLALAFAPQILQLFVREPDVVAIGASYLRITCFTYMMTAFSFLMSFNSRAIHNLKVPTLASVLAITINTVLNYGLIFGNLHLPRLGVEGAAIATLTARFVEMLLILGYVYFSNDHPLAVDLATIRKLDIPLMKRVVKTALPVAMSESAWSIGTTVCFIAYGLLGTSAVAVVQVASVINDLFQCVFFGLGNACAVMIGNELGRNHTKLAYAYGKAFIVINIGFCLAMTAALLLFKGAIIDIYNYDRVTSSMLNLTLIAYALYTTPKMMSYVHICGILRSGGDTKFCMFCDLIGIWCVAIPMSFLAAVVWKLPLHWVVALSFSDELVKAMVTLWRFRSKKWIHVLVHKDTQREAAFI
- a CDS encoding transaldolase; this encodes MRLMIDTASLQEIEEAMTWGIDAVTANATMYRKEAITLYEFLTHVEALPHSFLSAEVIGSYEEMYKQALSLHEQYPDVVIKINYSAEGLRLAAALSRKQITTAMTLIFTVSQAVLAVQSVCRYIFCFVGRNDENGQDGLQVLNRICHATVNSDVYVVGASIKNLHQLEAAAVMGVSYAALSFHLLKKTMENTLTISGSRMFEDDWNQLKNL
- a CDS encoding transaldolase, which produces MLYLIDSGNEQEIREALTLGVRGVTANTSMYRKNHIGIHDFVSTYAKENLDFLSAEVIGTYEEMLQQAETLLAIHNKLVIKINFSKDGLRLADALHKRGVKTAMTLLFTMGQAVAAINAHVDYLFFFIGRNEEYGSDAMRILNDIQEMIEAKSYSVKTVAASIKNLAQLEKLAAMKIDYAAIPYALYMKSLQHPLTDSGAQTFADDFYQNACNH
- a CDS encoding pentose-5-phosphate 3-epimerase, producing the protein MKHIKIAAGMAGTFDYGDVRGNMKEALDAGCDYCHSDAADMYDLQNLQLMGGHQIIKAVRSITDKEIECHLYAKDCDKIFIEKIAAAGATMLILPAEHFIGAPLAYIINWCHEFGLKIGLTIGCYTPLCFLDESIYDIDRLHIVIHGAGKPPKGETTWAWRRSALELVKNARKKIDACNPDCELAVDGGIRVGNLDPIVACNPDVLIFSTALYTDPDGIQAAVKKCRAAIDEAAEKAGL
- a CDS encoding Cof-type HAD-IIB family hydrolase; translation: MPEIRMIGLDLDGTLLRRDQTVSEGNLQALRKCVEQGIQIYLISGRPYCFTKMIAQQIHERVKVISSNGGIYEIGTRCIEQWIEPYCLHQIIEVLKREEHAHAFFKGKYEFFTHEPYDERFLYDHMNNRLPADVQVKSFTDMSWEELSRNVHDIAKILVYDMNAQRLLKARGQIECIENTTVTNYQPISFDITAGGVNKGNAIKAVLQALHLKKEEFVAFGDAQNDLPMFQEAGLTVAMANASEEIQAACDIVTSDFMDDGVAKAIQRYILR
- a CDS encoding iron-containing alcohol dehydrogenase → MKRQKRQACNMEFLHYQPTRIHFGPGKIEKIGEIARAYGTCCLLVTPEPIEVLKPLFTHVRELLEAEGITVSVYDKVQPNPLSSAVEEAVKKGFDHHVDFVVGLGGGSAIDTAKMVAYNAGSRTIDWDEFFTVRTGFQDDCFTHEGALPILAIPTTSGTGSQCTQAAVITNEETHQKTTVFRQQFFPREAIIDPKLMATLPYGMSASTAFDAFCHLSESYMMKRLSCISEPMCITGMRMIVDILPKLKEDARLEYREQLAAADTIAGICLANGGGTIPHFLGEILTSWNTRINHGCSLAVVYPKFIEEYFEDAEYHERLSAILQVIAPKISCTTKEQARSVVEDFLKRVDLQFTISDFQTSQEQYESMLKTVRQQTRFQETERLLSILKACY
- a CDS encoding D-2-hydroxyacid dehydrogenase yields the protein MKNYRILVVADTQEHHRKMLEQAAPNAQFIYRSAKAVQQEDVQKADIIIGNPRASLLENCEQLQWLQLQSAGTDDYRDCTLIKNNRILFSNGSGVYGLAISEFMLTTTLMMFKKMKAYMQNQRDHAWKKEGTISSVYGSTVLILGLGDIGSSYGKLIRLLGGYVIACQLTAAEPNESADEIHAMCDLNALLPRADLVAVCLPGNDDTRHLFHKNTFARMKKSACFLNIGRGFIVNTDDLLEALRNHTIAQAALDVIEGEPLPPEHPAWELDNLILTPHVAGGTYLPETNNRFFAFAAENLKAYLAGDKIRNQVDLVSGCRKESLK